In Halovivax gelatinilyticus, the following are encoded in one genomic region:
- a CDS encoding CARDB domain-containing protein has product MLALVLALTVTIAFVPGLTAADDANLACAGGDGGGPVYVTDSGLELEDNHSAPDEGYPTFPDDETVALGTTVDVSFAAPGEASLRLERHSDGATCLAAIDAASHPVTVEPADGLSFTVDGSVDGLAVSDGDFADEPVAVASNASESFALTILDTGLDEGETVTAEDADLEAEVDADGAVRFELDAGERTASLAVEESSGGIGLPPPPPPAEPASFEFGEATLSATSLELGEALTVEVTVTNVGDEVGTKTVSLLVDGDRVDEVDIALAGGGEETVMLGHAFDAEGEFEVAVPDVLAESVSVVDPNAPDDADGESTESGDDSASADDHVPPAGEVTDSTDDGDDGFVGYGLILGLLALAVTVAYVFRRHRAS; this is encoded by the coding sequence ATGCTCGCGCTCGTACTCGCACTCACAGTCACCATAGCCTTCGTCCCTGGACTCACTGCGGCCGACGACGCAAACCTCGCCTGCGCCGGTGGCGACGGCGGCGGCCCCGTCTACGTCACCGACAGCGGCCTCGAACTCGAGGACAACCACTCTGCGCCGGACGAGGGGTACCCGACGTTCCCCGACGACGAGACCGTCGCACTCGGGACGACCGTCGACGTCTCGTTCGCTGCGCCCGGTGAGGCGAGCCTCAGACTCGAGCGCCACAGCGACGGAGCAACCTGTCTCGCGGCGATCGACGCCGCGTCGCATCCGGTTACGGTCGAACCGGCGGACGGACTCTCGTTCACCGTCGACGGATCGGTCGACGGACTCGCCGTCTCGGATGGCGACTTCGCGGACGAGCCCGTCGCGGTCGCGTCGAACGCGAGCGAGTCGTTTGCGCTGACGATTCTCGACACCGGACTGGACGAGGGCGAGACCGTCACCGCCGAGGACGCCGATCTCGAAGCCGAGGTCGACGCCGACGGCGCCGTCAGATTCGAACTCGACGCTGGCGAGCGAACCGCATCGCTCGCCGTCGAGGAGTCCTCGGGCGGGATCGGATTACCACCACCGCCACCGCCGGCCGAGCCGGCGTCGTTCGAGTTCGGCGAGGCGACCCTCTCTGCGACGTCGCTCGAGCTCGGCGAGGCGCTCACCGTCGAGGTCACGGTGACGAACGTCGGCGACGAGGTCGGGACGAAGACGGTCTCACTGCTCGTCGACGGCGACCGCGTCGACGAAGTCGACATCGCCCTCGCCGGCGGGGGCGAAGAGACGGTGATGCTGGGCCACGCGTTCGACGCCGAGGGCGAGTTCGAGGTGGCGGTTCCCGACGTGCTGGCGGAATCGGTGTCGGTCGTCGATCCGAATGCGCCCGACGATGCGGACGGAGAATCTACCGAGTCGGGAGACGACTCGGCGAGCGCGGACGACCACGTACCACCGGCGGGTGAGGTGACGGACTCGACCGACGATGGTGACGACGGGTTCGTCGGGTACGGTCTGATACTCGGATTGCTCGCGCTGGCTGTAACGGTGGCGTACGTGTTCCGGCGCCATCGCGCCTCCTGA
- a CDS encoding ester cyclase produces MTVEYGPKSTANPAQLMLREVWSTGDLELIDELVADRHVHHDPLLEEPISGASALKEWVATVRTGSPTLTKSVRETYVDGNAVVLTYTSTGTHDGEIMGIAPTGRSFELEGTSVFRVDEGKLVETVDVWDTFGLFSQIGAVPEGV; encoded by the coding sequence ATGACTGTCGAATACGGACCGAAATCGACGGCGAACCCGGCCCAGCTGATGCTCCGCGAGGTGTGGAGCACCGGGGATCTCGAACTGATCGACGAACTCGTGGCGGACCGCCACGTTCACCACGATCCGCTACTCGAGGAGCCGATCTCCGGGGCGAGCGCGCTAAAAGAGTGGGTCGCCACGGTTCGGACCGGGTCGCCCACCCTGACGAAGAGCGTCCGCGAGACGTACGTCGACGGGAACGCGGTCGTTCTCACCTACACGTCGACCGGTACCCACGACGGCGAGATCATGGGGATCGCGCCGACCGGCCGCTCGTTCGAGCTGGAGGGAACGTCGGTATTCCGCGTTGACGAGGGGAAACTGGTGGAGACCGTCGACGTCTGGGATACGTTCGGGCTCTTCTCGCAGATCGGGGCCGTGCCGGAGGGGGTGTAG
- a CDS encoding right-handed parallel beta-helix repeat-containing protein, with translation MGGDGTDEGDGDRRPAARPDRTGETTLIGRTTIVATVLVLCVLAVAAVTLGGSVGASDPTLVADGDTTLVADGESIQDAINNSAPGDTIVVESGTYEEELLIDVDDLSIVAADGQRPVLEGDGSVKLDTAITIDGADGVVVGGLNVTNYRGDTAIVVQGSTDVRIADTTVVVESGLGMPNNGFGIYVTDSPNLVIEDTYVVDHDGEDGIVIDGSSGARLDNVTVRETGDGVHLTGSVDASIVDSTLVTNSHAVRVAEASDGTSIENTTVYDNRANDAVIISHSERVAIRSNNITDNSNRGIRFWQSQYGVVADNDVHGGFGSDQGITFDESSHHGFVANNSVTDHGDEGIRVQEADNITISDNLVDGNAHGGGGDEGGIHLTLSSDSTITGNEVRDNDVQGIFLDGEADTWGDYGPNANTIVEDNVVTGHDVDLDIVESVNTTVIGNEFESGVALDGTQLEDFDHAFADNTVDGDPVYFANGETAPEIPADAGQIIVVDSSDVEIREFELDGVAAGIQVAYSDGTAIEDNTLTEMGGSEDLTFSRGSITLWGSAESTVSENTISASDWKGLAIYDGADADVSDNEITSMELSGVFIDGSSGVTVSNNLVTDSAERKGVYVRDGSHGATIRENVLERNDQQGINVEDLSNALVANNTVRENADGINFDDVEDTLIVDNAVTDNQWEGIGTTTAQSGNVNLTVESNEVRGNGEGIDVSQHASEAVDHLTIVDNVVSDNDDVGIDALNARVVANDVSDNGGTGIEVTRDGQVEGNTVTGNDGHGISSDVGTVRNNTVSNNANDGIHVVEWSDGPITGNVVSGHAVDLRLVESTNATVLDNEFDAGIRIEESSLGGYNENFDKFDHEIANNTVDGKPLYHSFGAESVTVPSDVGQVIVVNAADVTIEEIEADGVATPIHVAYATDVTIEDTLVTDSPTEGIHLAVSENVTLDSSTVSRSADDGVYVEEVAPLHVVETAALENDGHGMSLELVDPAENSTVANNTVLGNDVGVELHVSGDLVDVVVRDNVIQDNGDGIVLDDDAEVVTISDNAIQGNDVGLRYDPFGTPPSLDATENWWGHESGPSGGVSDGCGEESADGSGDEIVAEHGTVCFAPWLTEPVGDEPFPAFAFAPEEPFEDEPVSFDAGDSVSPGGEIASYRWDFEGDGSFESTDVPEITYTYDEAGSYEVTLEVEDEWGTTARTSRSIEVEAIPGPTVSGTVSDADTGSSIADADVALVDESDAVVAQAVTDATGDYGLEAPEEGTYHLVINADGYEPGGVEGIELETDEETVVDVELDPIVLTLEIHSTTDPVTEGEPLEVEVQADYSGQGSHAETIELRDEDGTVLDDETIEFDDVGIQTIDLVWPTDDGDAGTHSLSVLGEQDSDATTVTVDAFTPATFEISVDSVNSPVTANETFEVDATVENVGDESGAETVELRDENDTVLANETVALDAGESESVTLEWETGPDDVGQYHFSVVTDDDAETVPVAVQEIDLGLVVTPSEPQLGETVLFYATDAENPTWDFGDGTTAQGSYVFHEYTAELGNIPYGTQTVTVTDVDGTEDSVDVTIPLPTIVWDPQPVASTSIDREYGGVPLTGVEWEETFTARMFSVDTVGAEAVDVEEFVFELGDETQTKLPQSDGLEQEASATFDLGELDGDEELTVTAVTADGGEWEMTEMVSVLETPEWLEEPLEDADVDRAAGAITATVSPDAVIEESTGIQELPIVYNTFGLASEPIMLFTYDTEAVAGTVHLDGDAGASFGPLVDTGSEGEWEVEVVLDPALTVESASFGNEGEIYDFPGPGASFEVPWVGEIGVETTIDATHLLEADLDGTLAVEDGTMGAGFTLSADAILDLYCGVSAGASGSVDGLGDFGEQAEGTNFRGEAALGAELGVFCGPLEWSDGPTFGPAEWGGGLDDALAFSIIDPAAFEQPTWEFTSKYGERPFADEDVTVSTAAGTEAADDVERLTERDLEDTQPAIVADGDDLVVVWSAQNETKNVNDGRDLHYQRYDSNVGEWSETQTLTDDETSDERPALAATEEGVLAVWSTWDEPVADSDISDPGDLFSRHEIAFAIDDGDGWSEPTILTESDEMQTAPSVVETADGWLLAWESVSMAEENVSGVDVRYTTVDANGDAGDVDAIADATLPTLGTADGDAILAYATLDEGPTANASAGESRTGSVVTERLVDGELEELSTFDAGNATSIATDAGRTVWVDGVFDPAVYEGDGDGVTALDLREDVRDVTELALATADDETVLSYRAMTDGKSANDLVYRLDRGDGWVADREHVSVGEANHTAWHADVTPAADGEGFHAAYAVQKLDTNATNDVFVADHEFRPAFDLSATTSEAPAGENATVSYGLRNVGDVATSEGVTVVVENATDVVAEVEHDALGAGENASGEVELEVDEYGAFDLRVDYPEETHDGVEETTVVAATAALSVDAISSERTAGGVEVTAVVENDGGAAAVDVPLTFDNGTDLVADAYADRVDPGENATVSTLVGDEGLNASVADRVSIDAGGVGEDAIDRGERPAWFAQPDLDVGTVEYVGEDGSVTAQVMVANRGTGSTDATVKIVADNGTVIGEATDHLGYASTESPTFASVPVELGEIETGTDVTILAEGDVPDADPSTAGISDEVGPVFDPDRPTFDVAIANVTEPDAAGDEFDVDVAVQNRGDEADEQSLVLYVDDEETDRVDVALEPGFETTETLSHLIEEVETPSVDLRVETETAHDAATLAAPSPADDTPSPGLPPAPTPDPAAFDVVEFDAPDEIVAGASLPVATTVQNTGEQSGTTTVALELDGRTIDEREIELDGADRETFEFEISAADLDIGEHELRLDVGDDAVTETVTVTEAETGTDDEPPADDSPGEPADDDSPADGAVDDRGDADDGIPGFGVLVALVAVLTIASIAARRTRS, from the coding sequence ATGGGCGGCGACGGCACCGACGAAGGCGACGGTGATCGCCGCCCGGCCGCGCGGCCTGATCGAACGGGCGAAACGACCCTCATCGGCCGGACGACCATCGTGGCAACCGTCCTCGTACTGTGCGTACTGGCCGTGGCCGCCGTGACTCTCGGCGGATCGGTTGGCGCGTCGGATCCCACGCTCGTCGCGGACGGCGACACCACGCTCGTCGCCGACGGTGAGTCGATTCAGGACGCCATCAACAATTCCGCCCCGGGCGATACGATCGTCGTGGAGTCCGGAACCTACGAGGAAGAACTTCTGATCGATGTCGACGATCTCTCGATCGTTGCGGCCGATGGGCAACGACCGGTGCTCGAAGGTGATGGATCGGTCAAACTGGACACGGCCATCACGATCGACGGAGCGGACGGCGTCGTCGTCGGTGGATTGAACGTAACCAACTATCGGGGCGACACCGCGATCGTCGTCCAGGGCTCGACGGACGTTCGAATCGCCGACACCACTGTGGTGGTAGAGAGTGGACTCGGAATGCCGAATAACGGGTTCGGAATCTACGTTACCGACTCCCCGAACCTCGTGATCGAAGATACGTACGTTGTGGATCACGACGGCGAGGACGGCATCGTCATCGACGGTTCCAGCGGTGCCCGTCTCGATAACGTGACCGTCCGGGAAACAGGTGACGGCGTGCACCTCACTGGCTCCGTGGACGCCAGCATCGTCGATAGCACGCTCGTAACGAATAGCCATGCGGTTCGGGTCGCTGAAGCATCCGACGGAACCAGTATCGAGAACACCACGGTGTACGACAACAGGGCAAACGACGCCGTCATCATCTCTCACTCCGAACGCGTCGCGATTCGATCCAACAACATTACGGACAATAGCAATCGAGGCATTCGCTTCTGGCAGTCTCAGTACGGTGTCGTGGCGGACAACGACGTGCACGGCGGCTTCGGGAGCGACCAGGGGATCACATTCGACGAGTCGTCTCACCACGGATTCGTGGCGAACAACTCGGTCACCGACCACGGCGATGAGGGAATTCGCGTACAAGAGGCCGACAACATCACGATCTCGGACAACCTCGTCGACGGGAACGCACACGGGGGCGGCGGTGACGAAGGCGGCATCCACCTCACGCTCTCTTCGGATTCGACGATCACGGGGAACGAAGTTCGTGACAACGACGTGCAGGGGATTTTCCTCGATGGGGAGGCAGACACCTGGGGCGACTACGGCCCGAACGCGAACACGATCGTCGAAGATAACGTGGTGACCGGTCACGACGTCGACCTCGACATCGTCGAATCCGTCAACACCACCGTGATCGGAAACGAGTTCGAATCCGGCGTCGCGCTCGACGGCACGCAACTCGAAGACTTCGATCACGCGTTCGCGGACAACACGGTCGACGGTGACCCGGTCTACTTCGCCAACGGCGAGACGGCTCCCGAGATCCCTGCCGATGCGGGCCAGATCATCGTCGTCGACTCGTCCGACGTCGAGATTCGCGAGTTCGAACTCGACGGCGTCGCGGCCGGTATTCAGGTCGCCTACAGCGACGGTACCGCGATCGAGGATAACACGCTGACCGAGATGGGCGGGAGCGAGGACCTCACCTTTAGCCGGGGGTCGATTACGCTCTGGGGCTCGGCTGAATCGACGGTATCAGAGAACACGATTTCGGCGAGTGACTGGAAGGGACTCGCGATCTACGACGGTGCGGACGCGGACGTTTCGGACAACGAGATTACGTCGATGGAACTTTCGGGCGTCTTCATCGACGGCTCGAGCGGGGTGACAGTTTCAAACAACCTCGTCACGGATAGTGCAGAGCGCAAGGGTGTGTACGTTCGCGACGGCTCTCACGGGGCGACGATCCGGGAGAACGTACTCGAACGTAACGACCAGCAGGGCATCAACGTCGAGGACCTCTCGAACGCGCTCGTCGCGAACAACACCGTTCGGGAGAACGCCGATGGGATCAACTTCGACGACGTCGAAGATACGTTGATCGTCGACAACGCCGTCACGGACAATCAGTGGGAGGGGATCGGGACGACGACGGCTCAGAGCGGGAACGTGAACCTGACCGTCGAATCGAACGAGGTCCGCGGAAACGGCGAGGGGATCGACGTCAGCCAGCACGCAAGCGAGGCGGTCGATCACCTCACGATCGTGGACAACGTCGTCTCCGACAACGACGACGTCGGAATCGACGCGCTCAACGCGCGGGTGGTGGCGAACGACGTGTCGGACAACGGCGGGACCGGCATCGAGGTCACCCGCGATGGGCAGGTCGAGGGCAACACCGTCACCGGAAACGATGGCCACGGAATCAGTTCGGACGTCGGAACGGTGCGAAACAACACGGTGTCGAACAACGCGAACGACGGCATCCACGTCGTGGAGTGGAGCGACGGACCGATCACCGGCAACGTCGTCTCCGGCCACGCCGTCGACCTCCGGCTGGTCGAGTCGACCAACGCGACGGTCCTCGACAACGAGTTCGACGCCGGCATACGAATCGAGGAATCGAGTCTGGGCGGGTACAACGAAAATTTCGACAAATTCGACCACGAGATCGCGAACAACACCGTCGACGGGAAGCCGCTGTATCACTCGTTCGGGGCCGAATCCGTCACCGTCCCGAGCGACGTCGGCCAGGTGATCGTGGTCAACGCGGCGGACGTGACGATCGAGGAGATCGAGGCCGACGGCGTCGCGACGCCAATTCACGTCGCCTACGCAACGGACGTGACGATCGAAGATACTCTCGTCACCGACAGTCCGACCGAGGGAATCCACCTGGCCGTCTCCGAGAACGTCACCCTCGATTCGAGCACCGTCTCACGAAGTGCGGACGATGGCGTCTACGTCGAAGAGGTCGCGCCACTCCACGTCGTCGAAACGGCGGCACTCGAAAACGACGGACACGGGATGTCGCTCGAACTGGTCGACCCGGCGGAGAATTCGACGGTCGCGAACAACACGGTCCTCGGAAACGACGTCGGTGTCGAACTCCACGTCTCCGGCGACCTGGTGGACGTCGTCGTCCGGGACAACGTGATCCAGGACAACGGTGATGGGATCGTCCTCGACGACGACGCCGAGGTCGTTACCATCTCGGATAACGCGATCCAGGGCAACGACGTCGGTCTGCGATACGATCCGTTCGGGACGCCACCATCACTCGATGCGACCGAGAACTGGTGGGGCCACGAGTCGGGGCCGAGCGGCGGTGTCTCCGACGGGTGTGGTGAGGAGAGTGCGGACGGATCGGGTGACGAGATTGTCGCGGAACACGGAACCGTCTGCTTCGCTCCGTGGCTGACCGAACCGGTCGGTGACGAACCGTTCCCGGCGTTCGCGTTCGCACCCGAGGAGCCGTTCGAAGACGAACCCGTCTCCTTCGACGCTGGCGATTCGGTGTCTCCGGGCGGCGAGATCGCGAGCTACCGCTGGGACTTCGAGGGCGACGGCTCGTTCGAGTCCACGGACGTGCCGGAGATCACGTACACGTACGACGAGGCGGGAAGTTACGAGGTCACGCTCGAGGTCGAGGACGAATGGGGGACGACCGCACGCACGTCGCGATCGATCGAAGTTGAGGCGATTCCCGGACCGACGGTTAGCGGTACCGTCTCCGATGCGGATACGGGAAGCAGTATCGCCGACGCGGACGTTGCACTCGTAGACGAGTCGGATGCCGTCGTCGCACAGGCAGTGACTGACGCGACCGGCGACTACGGATTGGAAGCTCCCGAGGAGGGGACCTACCACCTGGTGATCAACGCCGATGGATACGAACCCGGTGGCGTCGAGGGAATCGAACTCGAAACGGACGAGGAAACGGTCGTCGACGTCGAACTCGATCCGATCGTACTCACTCTGGAAATTCACTCGACGACCGATCCCGTGACCGAAGGCGAGCCGCTGGAAGTCGAGGTTCAAGCCGACTATTCCGGGCAGGGATCGCACGCGGAGACGATCGAACTTCGAGACGAAGATGGGACTGTTCTCGACGACGAAACGATCGAATTCGACGATGTTGGAATCCAAACGATCGATCTGGTCTGGCCGACGGATGACGGGGATGCGGGGACGCACTCGCTGTCCGTTCTCGGCGAGCAAGATTCCGACGCGACGACTGTAACTGTCGACGCGTTCACTCCAGCAACCTTCGAGATCTCGGTCGACTCGGTGAACTCACCGGTGACCGCGAACGAGACGTTCGAGGTCGACGCGACCGTCGAGAACGTCGGGGACGAATCCGGAGCCGAAACCGTCGAACTCCGCGACGAGAACGATACGGTGCTCGCGAACGAAACGGTCGCCCTCGACGCCGGTGAGAGCGAGTCGGTCACCCTCGAGTGGGAGACCGGCCCCGATGACGTCGGCCAGTACCACTTCTCGGTCGTCACCGATGACGACGCCGAGACGGTGCCCGTCGCTGTCCAGGAGATCGACCTCGGGCTCGTGGTCACGCCCTCGGAGCCGCAGCTGGGGGAGACGGTCCTGTTCTACGCGACGGACGCGGAGAACCCCACCTGGGACTTCGGCGACGGCACCACCGCCCAGGGCTCGTACGTCTTCCACGAGTACACGGCCGAACTCGGGAACATCCCCTACGGAACGCAGACGGTGACCGTCACCGACGTCGACGGCACCGAGGACTCGGTCGACGTCACGATCCCGCTCCCGACGATCGTGTGGGACCCGCAGCCGGTGGCGTCGACGTCGATCGATCGGGAGTACGGCGGCGTCCCGCTCACCGGCGTCGAGTGGGAGGAGACGTTCACGGCCAGGATGTTCAGCGTGGACACCGTGGGCGCGGAGGCGGTCGACGTCGAAGAATTCGTCTTCGAACTCGGCGACGAGACGCAGACGAAACTCCCACAATCCGACGGACTCGAACAGGAGGCGTCGGCGACGTTCGACCTGGGAGAACTCGACGGAGACGAGGAGCTGACGGTGACCGCGGTCACCGCCGACGGTGGCGAGTGGGAGATGACCGAGATGGTGTCGGTGCTCGAGACGCCCGAGTGGCTCGAGGAGCCGCTCGAGGACGCCGACGTCGACCGGGCGGCCGGAGCGATCACCGCCACGGTGAGCCCGGACGCGGTGATCGAAGAGTCGACCGGTATCCAGGAGTTACCGATCGTCTACAACACGTTCGGGTTGGCTAGCGAACCGATCATGTTGTTCACGTACGACACCGAGGCCGTCGCGGGTACCGTCCACCTCGATGGCGACGCCGGTGCGAGTTTCGGTCCGCTCGTCGACACTGGCTCCGAGGGCGAATGGGAAGTCGAGGTCGTGCTGGACCCGGCGCTCACCGTCGAATCGGCGTCCTTCGGGAACGAAGGGGAGATCTACGACTTCCCGGGTCCGGGTGCCAGCTTCGAGGTACCGTGGGTCGGTGAAATCGGCGTCGAGACCACGATCGACGCGACGCATCTGCTCGAGGCCGACCTCGACGGAACCCTCGCCGTCGAGGACGGAACGATGGGTGCCGGGTTCACGCTATCGGCTGACGCCATCCTCGACCTCTACTGCGGCGTCAGCGCCGGTGCCTCGGGCTCGGTCGACGGACTGGGTGACTTCGGCGAGCAAGCCGAGGGGACGAATTTCCGGGGAGAAGCCGCTCTCGGGGCCGAACTGGGCGTCTTCTGCGGCCCGCTCGAGTGGAGCGACGGCCCGACGTTCGGCCCGGCCGAGTGGGGCGGCGGCCTCGACGATGCCCTCGCGTTCTCGATCATCGACCCGGCGGCGTTCGAGCAACCTACCTGGGAGTTCACCTCGAAGTACGGAGAGCGCCCCTTCGCCGACGAGGACGTGACCGTCTCGACCGCCGCGGGTACAGAGGCCGCTGACGATGTCGAGCGGCTGACCGAACGCGACCTGGAAGATACCCAGCCGGCGATCGTCGCCGACGGCGACGACCTGGTCGTCGTCTGGAGCGCCCAGAACGAGACGAAGAACGTCAACGACGGGCGTGACCTCCACTATCAGCGCTACGACTCGAACGTCGGCGAATGGTCCGAGACGCAGACCCTGACCGATGACGAGACGAGCGACGAACGGCCCGCCCTCGCCGCGACCGAGGAGGGAGTGCTGGCAGTGTGGTCGACGTGGGACGAACCCGTAGCCGATAGTGACATCTCGGACCCGGGTGATCTGTTCTCCCGCCACGAGATCGCCTTCGCGATCGACGACGGCGACGGCTGGAGCGAACCGACGATTCTCACCGAATCCGACGAGATGCAGACCGCGCCGTCGGTCGTCGAGACTGCCGACGGATGGCTGCTCGCCTGGGAGTCTGTCAGCATGGCAGAGGAGAACGTTTCCGGCGTCGACGTACGGTACACAACCGTCGATGCGAACGGCGATGCCGGCGACGTCGATGCCATCGCGGACGCGACGCTGCCGACGCTCGGCACCGCGGACGGCGACGCAATACTCGCGTACGCGACCCTCGACGAAGGCCCGACCGCGAACGCATCCGCCGGCGAGAGTCGGACGGGCTCGGTCGTGACAGAGCGCCTCGTAGATGGTGAACTGGAGGAGCTGTCCACGTTCGACGCTGGCAACGCCACGTCGATCGCCACCGACGCCGGTCGCACTGTCTGGGTCGACGGCGTCTTCGACCCGGCAGTCTACGAAGGCGACGGCGACGGGGTCACAGCGCTCGACCTGCGCGAGGACGTACGCGACGTCACTGAACTCGCGCTCGCGACCGCGGACGACGAGACCGTCCTCTCCTATCGCGCGATGACCGACGGCAAGAGCGCGAACGATCTGGTCTACCGGCTCGATCGAGGCGACGGCTGGGTCGCCGACCGTGAGCACGTCTCGGTGGGTGAGGCCAACCACACGGCGTGGCACGCAGACGTAACGCCGGCCGCCGACGGCGAGGGCTTCCACGCCGCCTACGCCGTCCAGAAACTCGACACGAACGCGACCAACGACGTCTTCGTCGCCGACCACGAGTTCCGCCCGGCGTTCGACCTCTCGGCCACTACCAGCGAGGCCCCGGCCGGCGAGAACGCGACGGTCTCCTACGGGCTTCGAAACGTCGGGGACGTGGCGACGAGCGAAGGCGTGACGGTCGTCGTCGAGAACGCGACGGACGTCGTCGCCGAGGTCGAACACGACGCGCTGGGGGCGGGCGAGAACGCGTCCGGGGAGGTCGAACTCGAAGTCGACGAGTACGGCGCGTTCGACCTGCGCGTCGACTACCCAGAGGAGACCCACGACGGGGTCGAGGAAACGACGGTCGTCGCGGCGACGGCCGCCCTCTCGGTCGACGCGATCTCGAGCGAGCGGACGGCCGGCGGCGTCGAGGTGACCGCCGTGGTCGAAAACGACGGTGGAGCCGCGGCCGTCGACGTCCCACTGACCTTCGATAACGGGACCGACCTGGTGGCCGATGCGTACGCCGATCGTGTCGATCCAGGCGAGAATGCGACGGTCTCGACCCTCGTTGGCGACGAGGGCCTGAACGCGAGCGTCGCCGACCGGGTGTCTATCGACGCGGGCGGCGTCGGCGAGGACGCGATCGATCGAGGCGAGCGTCCGGCGTGGTTCGCCCAGCCCGACCTCGACGTGGGGACCGTCGAGTACGTCGGGGAGGACGGATCCGTGACTGCGCAAGTGATGGTGGCCAACCGCGGGACGGGATCGACCGACGCCACCGTCAAAATCGTAGCCGACAACGGGACGGTCATCGGGGAAGCGACCGACCACCTCGGCTACGCCTCCACCGAGAGCCCGACGTTCGCGTCCGTCCCGGTCGAACTCGGCGAGATCGAGACGGGGACGGACGTCACCATCCTCGCCGAGGGCGACGTCCCTGATGCCGATCCGTCGACCGCGGGAATCAGCGACGAGGTCGGTCCGGTGTTCGATCCTGATCGGCCGACCTTCGACGTAGCGATCGCGAACGTCACCGAGCCGGACGCCGCCGGCGATGAGTTCGACGTCGACGTCGCCGTTCAGAACCGAGGCGACGAAGCCGACGAGCAATCGCTCGTCCTGTACGTCGACGACGAGGAAACCGATCGCGTCGACGTCGCACTCGAGCCCGGCTTCGAGACGACCGAGACACTCTCTCACCTGATCGAGGAGGTCGAGACGCCGTCAGTTGACCTCCGAGTGGAGACGGAGACCGCCCACGACGCGGCGACGCTCGCCGCACCGTCCCCGGCGGACGACACACCGTCGCCTGGGTTACCGCCCGCACCGACGCCCGATCCGGCTGCGTTTGACGTCGTCGAATTTGATGCCCCCGACGAGATCGTTGCCGGCGCGTCGCTCCCGGTTGCGACGACCGTTCAAAACACCGGCGAGCAGTCGGGAACGACGACGGTCGCGCTGGAACTCGACGGACGGACTATCGACGAGCGCGAGATCGAACTGGACGGAGCCGACCGCGAAACGTTCGAGTTCGAGATTTCGGCGGCCGACCTCGATATCGGCGAGCACGAACTCCGCCTCGACGTCGGCGACGACGCGGTGACGGAAACGGTGACGGTTACTGAGGCCGAGACCGGTACGGACGACGAGCCGCCTGCGGACGATTCACCAGGCGAACCTGCCGATGACGATTCACCAGCCGACGGAGCGGTCGACGACCGTGGCGACGCGGACGACGGAATTCCCGGCTTCGGTGTCCTGGTGGCGCTCGTCGCGGTGCTGACGATCGCGTCGATCGCAGCGCGGCGAACTCGCTCGTAG